The Pedobacter roseus genome contains a region encoding:
- the groL gene encoding chaperonin GroEL (60 kDa chaperone family; promotes refolding of misfolded polypeptides especially under stressful conditions; forms two stacked rings of heptamers to form a barrel-shaped 14mer; ends can be capped by GroES; misfolded proteins enter the barrel where they are refolded when GroES binds) has translation MSKQVKYNVEARDALKRGVDILANAVKVTLGPKGRNVIIDKKFGSPAITKDGVTVAKEIELKDAVENMGAQMVKEVASKTADIAGDGTTTATVLAQAIITTGIKNVAAGANPMDLKRGIDKAVAAVVENLKSQSQAVGDDNNKIKQVASISANNDEVIGSLIAEAMSKVGKDGVITVEEAKGTETEVKTVEGMQFDRGYLSPYFVTNADKMEAELENPYILIYDKKISNMKELLPVLEKTVQTGKPLVIISEDLDGEALATLVVNKIRGSLKVVAVKAPGFGDRRKAMLEDIAILTGGIVVSEERGYKLENADLTYLGSAEKVVVDKDNTTVINGAGNSDDIKSRVSQIKSQIETTTSDYDKEKLQERLAKLAGGVAVLYVGAASEVEMKEKKDRVDDALHATRAAVEEGIVAGGGVAFIRAVEALANLKGANEDENTGIQIIRRAIEEPLRQICENAGIEGSIVVQKVKEGTADFGYNARTDVYENLIGAGVIDPTKVSRVALENAASIAAMLLTTEVVLADEPEEGGSPMPPMGGGGMGGMM, from the coding sequence ATGTCAAAACAAGTAAAATATAACGTAGAAGCACGCGACGCCCTGAAAAGAGGTGTTGATATTCTTGCAAATGCAGTAAAAGTAACTTTAGGTCCAAAAGGTCGTAACGTAATTATCGATAAAAAATTCGGTTCACCAGCAATCACCAAAGATGGTGTTACTGTGGCTAAAGAAATCGAATTGAAAGATGCAGTTGAGAACATGGGTGCTCAAATGGTTAAAGAAGTAGCTTCAAAAACAGCTGATATTGCTGGTGATGGTACGACTACTGCTACTGTATTGGCTCAGGCGATTATTACAACCGGTATTAAAAACGTTGCTGCAGGTGCAAACCCAATGGATTTAAAACGTGGTATTGATAAAGCAGTTGCTGCTGTTGTAGAAAACTTAAAATCTCAATCACAAGCGGTTGGTGATGATAACAATAAAATTAAACAAGTTGCATCTATCTCAGCAAATAACGACGAGGTTATTGGTTCATTAATTGCGGAAGCAATGAGCAAAGTTGGTAAAGATGGAGTAATTACTGTTGAAGAAGCAAAAGGTACTGAAACTGAAGTAAAAACAGTTGAAGGTATGCAATTTGACAGAGGTTATTTATCTCCATATTTTGTAACTAACGCAGATAAAATGGAAGCTGAATTAGAAAATCCTTACATTTTAATCTACGACAAAAAAATCAGCAACATGAAAGAATTGTTGCCTGTTTTAGAAAAAACGGTTCAAACTGGTAAACCATTGGTAATCATTTCTGAAGATTTAGATGGCGAAGCTTTAGCTACTTTGGTAGTAAATAAAATCCGTGGTTCGTTAAAAGTTGTTGCTGTTAAGGCACCAGGTTTTGGCGACAGAAGAAAAGCAATGTTAGAAGACATCGCAATCTTAACTGGCGGTATCGTTGTTTCAGAAGAAAGAGGATATAAATTAGAAAATGCTGATTTAACTTATTTAGGTTCTGCTGAGAAAGTTGTTGTTGATAAAGACAATACAACTGTAATTAACGGTGCTGGTAACTCAGATGATATTAAATCTCGCGTAAGTCAGATTAAATCTCAGATCGAAACGACTACATCTGATTACGATAAAGAAAAATTACAAGAGCGTTTGGCTAAATTAGCTGGCGGTGTTGCAGTTCTTTACGTAGGTGCAGCAAGTGAGGTTGAAATGAAAGAGAAAAAAGACCGTGTTGATGATGCTTTACATGCAACCCGTGCGGCTGTAGAAGAAGGTATCGTTGCTGGTGGTGGTGTTGCTTTTATCCGTGCAGTTGAGGCTTTAGCTAACCTAAAAGGTGCTAACGAAGATGAAAACACAGGTATCCAGATCATCCGTCGTGCTATTGAAGAGCCATTACGTCAAATTTGCGAAAACGCAGGTATTGAAGGTTCTATCGTAGTTCAAAAAGTTAAAGAAGGTACTGCCGATTTCGGTTATAATGCACGTACTGATGTTTACGAAAACTTAATTGGTGCAGGTGTTATCGATCCAACTAAAGTAAGTCGTGTAGCATTAGAAAACGCAGCTTCAATCGCAGCGATGTTATTAACTACAGAAGTTGTTTTAGCAGACGAACCTGAAGAAGGTGGTTCTCCAATGCCTCCAATGGGCGGCGGCGGTATGGGTGGTATGATGTAA
- a CDS encoding co-chaperone GroES codes for MALNLKPIAGSSNRVIVEPAAAEEKTASGLYIPDTAKEKPSKGTVVSVSEEDSEGKKASVKVGDVVIYGKYGGTEFPYEGKDYLIMRETDIYAVVG; via the coding sequence ATGGCGTTAAACCTTAAACCAATTGCTGGCAGTTCGAACAGAGTAATAGTTGAACCGGCTGCGGCAGAAGAAAAAACTGCATCGGGTTTGTATATCCCTGATACTGCTAAAGAAAAACCATCTAAAGGAACTGTAGTTTCTGTTTCTGAAGAAGATTCTGAAGGTAAAAAAGCCAGCGTAAAAGTTGGCGATGTTGTAATTTATGGTAAATACGGTGGTACCGAATTCCCTTACGAAGGCAAAGATTACCTTATTATGCGTGAAACTGATATCTACGCTGTTGTTGGGTAA
- a CDS encoding TIGR03915 family putative DNA repair protein — protein sequence MTYIFDGSLQGLLTAVFEWFERKPGKVVLKSTEIFQPEAFVESFTVNTDAEKAERVWAGLEKKLRKDWLRKYYCSYLSEIPEAYHHLFQFSIYIFQHPAGAENNYGNEHVIALAKYAKSVEREKHRMEAFIRFQKTGDGIFYAGIDPDFNVLPLISNHFKNRYADQQWVIYDLKRKYGLHYNLNTVEEITISFSNGVNKQNPAPVLMGEGEALYATLWKDYFKSANIVARKNTKLHLQHVPKRYWKYLTEKAI from the coding sequence ATGACTTACATTTTCGATGGCTCCCTTCAGGGCCTTTTAACAGCTGTTTTCGAGTGGTTTGAGCGCAAACCGGGAAAAGTTGTGTTAAAATCGACTGAAATTTTCCAGCCTGAAGCTTTTGTAGAAAGCTTTACCGTGAACACTGATGCAGAAAAAGCAGAACGGGTTTGGGCGGGATTGGAAAAGAAACTGAGAAAGGATTGGCTGCGCAAATATTATTGCAGTTATTTGTCAGAAATTCCGGAAGCATATCATCACCTCTTTCAATTTAGCATCTATATTTTTCAGCATCCGGCCGGTGCCGAAAACAATTATGGCAATGAACATGTAATTGCACTTGCCAAATATGCCAAAAGTGTAGAGCGCGAAAAACACCGCATGGAAGCCTTTATTCGTTTTCAAAAAACAGGCGATGGGATTTTTTATGCAGGTATTGATCCTGATTTCAATGTACTGCCCTTAATATCCAATCACTTTAAAAACCGTTACGCCGATCAACAATGGGTAATTTATGATTTGAAACGTAAATATGGTTTGCATTATAATTTAAATACGGTTGAAGAAATCACCATCAGTTTTAGCAATGGCGTAAATAAGCAAAATCCTGCTCCGGTTTTAATGGGCGAAGGCGAAGCGTTGTATGCCACGCTTTGGAAAGATTATTTTAAAAGTGCCAACATTGTGGCCCGCAAAAACACAAAACTGCACTTGCAGCATGTACCTAAAAGGTACTGGAAATATTTAACAGAAAAGGCCATATAA
- a CDS encoding PKD domain-containing protein has protein sequence MCTSAGFAQVSIGTVDPGPFTPRSTIAVPFTVPSSCSTQGNQFQLYLSDQNGNFGTETLIGTYAGFYSTYINGLLPATLAPGTGYRVRVKTTTPSSVSAASSAFEVKAGPSVEAKLTSAYLNNNNKETFGTCTSKPNNAFLLTNESTANSTVTATVTNEGSGGGTTAISFATAIQSFTAQQSHYTIYTKAVMPDGTVATKAYLLINNKTVTAFANTGNTVVCLPLGALTFNVDVTSASGIQNNFPGDIYTITWGDQTTTTYTLCEIINNGGIVAHSYIKSSCGSVSTSSAGTIFNAFDVSINVSNTFCGIIGTPVSSSAKVVVKPVNSFVYNNPGCTNTDITFVNTSTLGENPNTNTLGCTPNEVTYNWYVDGVPVKANQPRSYNLVYKFPTNGEHTIRLESNSSGSCNADPVEMKICIQDPPKPAFSLPSTTICSGTTLKPTDLSVLDNICNAANNYFWSVTPSVGYAGGTSATSKEPQFSFTNPGTYTITLSISTPSCGPVLSLPQTVVVNESPKATLSPDITLCNLSTYDFNNTTTGPTKTTISGTSKDLPDTYTWTVVPSGAGTYSFAGGTTANSKYPSIKFDSYDTYAITVTHKNNCGTATDTQVLTFSTAPVVNAGADQSICFNDPSFALSASITGTTATQTWIGGAGAFTPGRNVLNAVYTPTAAEKAAGTVTLTLRVTTSLAPPCNQIDDDIILKIKPDISLTSASTKTICTGNNVAYTPASAATDVTYTWTATGTASASGYTTNGTGNINDVLTNTDLSADATVTYTIIPHLDGCDGTPFNLVVTVKPTPMVTATAANPTICNKTSSAITLSANLTAVNYTYTSTVTGNITGNTTRAVASAGTQINDILTNSGTTSGTVTYTITPVSSNGCPGVATSVTITVLPSATLANAGPDDAICNATTYTLKGNAPLVGTGKWAIVSAPTAITFTDDTQATTDISGLVPGNAYILRWTIADANCSTSSDDVQITVNPLSIGGTTAGDVDVCAGANGGNITLSGQVGNLIRWERSIDNGVTWATITSTANPYVFSNLGISTKFRAVVQSGSCAEAISTATTITVNPGTVAANAGSDQNLCSGNGITLNGNNPAPNSGNWTLTSAQTGVTITDPTLYNTTVTGLVPGQTYIFRWTIAGFNGCPPSVDEITVTYYSPVTNNISASTAPVCASQSITITGDTPTGGTGTFAYQWQSSADGNTWTNVPSATNKDLTLIVSSSTYFRRLVNSTICTSISNSVQVTVLPGLTNNTISADQTICIGTAAAPLTGSVPGGGSGSYTYQWQSSTNGTVWSDVLGATGVSFTPPAPTATIYYRRSVTSGACSNNLSNQVKITVNPPAKAGLVFNTDKGCPPFILTASNISATPYTDRNSTYTWFANGIQIGTGITFPGYTIANDNESVVIKLVVTSSLGCSSDETSHTFSTIQSVTAAYTQSAISGCGPLNVVFTNTSNSLTAATFNWDFGNGTTSNLAQPPAVTYQADPTGKDLTYTVTLKATTACGTTTQTSTVLVKAKPVSVFSPDKTTGCSPLAVAFSNTSPGNYTSYTYDFGDGSAPLTVTDKNSVSHTYTTLAVRDYVVKMTATNECGSNESQYSIRVAPNDITPELVVNSNQLKGCAPLKVDFFNNTKGASTFVYDFGDGSTTVTHTAPETISHTFTQPGKYTITLYASNNCSNASTTETVEVLPQPSVSFTADKTSGCDGVTVKFKNTSTGAIGYVWDFGDGSPTSNTIEPTHTFNGPGKNYAVTLTATNALGCTNSTTIADYIRVVAPPVASFTVTPGNEISIPNYSFGFKDISTDAVSWQWTFGDGAVSTLQNPTHTYANEGNYNVTLKVLNKEGCSSTTFQSVRIIGVPGFLNIPNSFMPASAKNEIKIFKAKGRGIKEWQMSVFNKWGQQLWTTTKLDDGAPLEGWDGTYNGQEQPQGVYYWKIEIKFINGSDWKGMTYDSSPPKKTGVIYLIR, from the coding sequence TTGTGTACGTCAGCAGGTTTCGCCCAGGTTAGTATTGGCACGGTAGATCCCGGCCCATTTACCCCACGCAGTACCATTGCCGTTCCCTTCACCGTACCATCAAGTTGTTCAACGCAGGGAAATCAATTTCAACTATACCTCTCCGATCAAAATGGAAATTTCGGCACCGAAACACTCATCGGTACCTATGCAGGTTTTTACAGCACATACATTAACGGATTACTTCCTGCCACATTAGCCCCCGGCACAGGTTACCGGGTTCGGGTAAAAACAACTACTCCTAGCTCCGTAAGTGCTGCATCCAGCGCTTTTGAAGTTAAGGCTGGTCCATCCGTTGAGGCAAAACTTACCTCAGCTTATCTAAACAACAATAATAAAGAGACTTTTGGTACCTGCACCAGCAAGCCCAATAATGCCTTTTTGCTCACTAATGAATCTACCGCAAACAGTACCGTTACGGCCACTGTAACCAATGAAGGAAGCGGAGGAGGTACTACTGCCATTAGTTTCGCTACAGCAATACAAAGTTTTACTGCTCAACAATCACACTATACCATTTACACCAAAGCCGTGATGCCTGATGGTACGGTTGCCACAAAGGCTTATCTGCTCATTAATAATAAAACGGTAACTGCTTTCGCCAATACAGGAAACACAGTAGTTTGTTTGCCATTAGGGGCATTAACTTTTAATGTGGATGTGACTTCAGCCTCTGGTATTCAAAACAACTTTCCAGGCGATATTTATACCATTACCTGGGGCGACCAGACCACAACCACTTACACCCTTTGCGAAATCATTAACAATGGTGGGATTGTAGCGCACTCTTACATCAAATCTTCATGCGGAAGTGTTTCTACCTCAAGCGCCGGAACAATTTTTAATGCTTTTGATGTTTCCATCAATGTATCGAATACTTTTTGCGGGATAATCGGTACCCCGGTATCTTCATCAGCCAAAGTTGTGGTAAAACCGGTAAACTCTTTTGTTTATAACAATCCAGGATGTACCAATACTGACATTACTTTTGTAAATACCTCTACTTTGGGAGAAAACCCAAATACCAACACACTGGGCTGCACACCGAATGAGGTAACTTATAACTGGTACGTTGATGGTGTACCCGTTAAGGCAAACCAGCCAAGATCTTATAACCTCGTTTATAAATTCCCAACAAATGGTGAGCATACGATCCGGCTGGAATCCAATAGTTCGGGTTCGTGTAATGCTGATCCGGTTGAAATGAAAATCTGTATCCAGGATCCCCCGAAACCTGCTTTTAGTTTACCGTCTACCACCATCTGCTCCGGAACAACCTTAAAGCCTACAGATCTTTCCGTTTTGGATAATATTTGCAATGCTGCTAATAACTATTTTTGGTCAGTCACACCTTCAGTAGGTTATGCCGGCGGTACAAGTGCAACCAGTAAAGAACCGCAGTTCAGCTTTACTAACCCCGGCACTTATACCATTACGCTAAGCATCTCTACCCCATCTTGCGGTCCGGTGTTAAGCCTGCCACAAACTGTTGTGGTAAACGAAAGTCCAAAGGCTACCCTTTCTCCTGACATTACACTTTGCAACCTCTCTACCTACGATTTTAACAATACCACCACCGGGCCAACCAAAACGACTATCAGCGGAACATCAAAAGATTTACCAGATACTTATACGTGGACGGTTGTTCCATCGGGTGCCGGGACTTATAGTTTTGCAGGGGGTACAACGGCGAATTCGAAATACCCATCCATTAAATTTGATAGCTACGATACTTATGCCATAACCGTTACACACAAAAACAACTGCGGAACAGCAACTGATACCCAGGTGCTCACTTTCAGTACAGCACCCGTAGTTAATGCCGGTGCTGATCAGAGCATCTGCTTTAATGACCCCAGTTTCGCTTTAAGCGCAAGCATAACAGGCACAACCGCTACACAAACCTGGATAGGCGGCGCAGGAGCGTTTACTCCAGGCAGAAACGTTTTAAATGCTGTTTACACACCAACTGCAGCTGAAAAAGCTGCAGGTACGGTTACTTTAACCTTAAGGGTAACCACCTCACTTGCGCCACCATGTAACCAGATCGATGACGATATCATCTTAAAAATAAAACCTGACATCAGCTTAACCAGCGCGTCTACCAAAACCATCTGTACAGGCAATAACGTCGCCTATACGCCAGCATCTGCAGCTACTGATGTAACTTACACCTGGACAGCTACAGGAACAGCCTCAGCTAGCGGCTACACCACAAACGGAACCGGAAATATTAATGATGTATTAACCAATACAGATCTCAGTGCTGATGCCACGGTAACCTATACCATTATCCCACATTTAGATGGTTGCGATGGCACGCCATTTAATTTGGTGGTTACGGTTAAACCAACCCCAATGGTAACGGCAACGGCTGCTAACCCAACCATTTGTAATAAAACATCATCAGCCATTACCCTATCGGCCAATTTAACAGCAGTAAATTATACCTATACCAGCACAGTAACTGGTAACATAACCGGAAATACCACCAGGGCTGTTGCATCGGCAGGCACACAGATTAATGATATTTTAACCAATTCGGGCACTACATCAGGCACAGTAACTTATACCATTACACCAGTATCTTCAAATGGTTGTCCGGGTGTAGCCACAAGCGTTACCATTACGGTATTGCCAAGCGCAACATTGGCAAATGCTGGTCCTGATGATGCAATATGTAACGCAACTACTTATACCCTAAAAGGAAATGCTCCTTTAGTAGGTACGGGTAAATGGGCCATTGTTTCGGCCCCCACCGCTATAACTTTTACGGATGATACACAGGCTACAACCGACATCAGCGGCTTAGTGCCCGGTAACGCCTATATTTTAAGGTGGACGATTGCAGACGCCAACTGCTCTACCTCAAGTGATGATGTTCAAATTACCGTTAATCCATTGAGTATAGGCGGAACCACTGCCGGAGATGTAGATGTTTGTGCAGGCGCCAATGGCGGTAATATTACGCTAAGCGGACAGGTTGGAAATCTCATCCGCTGGGAACGTTCTATTGATAACGGCGTAACCTGGGCCACCATTACTTCAACAGCCAATCCTTACGTATTTTCTAACCTTGGTATTAGCACTAAATTCCGGGCAGTAGTACAAAGTGGTAGCTGCGCAGAAGCCATTTCAACGGCAACCACCATCACGGTAAATCCCGGAACGGTAGCTGCGAACGCTGGCTCAGATCAAAATTTATGTAGCGGAAATGGAATTACCTTAAACGGGAATAATCCTGCACCAAACAGTGGTAACTGGACTTTAACCTCCGCACAAACGGGCGTTACCATCACCGATCCCACGTTATATAATACCACTGTTACGGGTTTGGTGCCAGGACAAACTTATATCTTCAGGTGGACCATTGCAGGTTTTAATGGTTGCCCGCCCTCTGTAGATGAAATAACGGTTACTTATTATTCACCTGTTACCAATAACATTTCAGCATCAACTGCCCCGGTTTGCGCAAGCCAGAGCATTACCATTACGGGCGACACTCCCACTGGTGGTACGGGAACATTTGCCTATCAATGGCAAAGCAGCGCAGATGGAAATACCTGGACCAATGTTCCATCGGCAACCAATAAAGATTTAACCTTAATTGTAAGTTCATCAACTTATTTCAGGCGGCTGGTGAACAGCACCATCTGTACGTCGATCAGCAACTCAGTTCAGGTTACCGTGTTACCGGGATTAACCAACAACACCATTTCAGCCGATCAAACCATCTGTATTGGTACAGCTGCAGCACCGCTTACAGGCTCAGTACCAGGCGGAGGTAGCGGTAGTTATACCTATCAATGGCAATCAAGCACTAACGGAACGGTGTGGAGTGATGTATTGGGAGCAACCGGTGTTAGTTTTACGCCTCCAGCCCCTACCGCAACCATTTATTACAGGCGATCGGTAACCAGCGGCGCTTGCAGTAACAATTTAAGTAACCAGGTTAAAATAACGGTTAACCCTCCTGCTAAAGCCGGGTTGGTTTTTAATACCGACAAAGGTTGTCCACCTTTCATTTTAACGGCATCCAACATATCTGCAACACCTTATACCGACCGCAACAGTACATATACCTGGTTTGCTAACGGCATACAGATTGGCACAGGGATTACTTTTCCAGGTTATACCATTGCAAATGATAACGAAAGTGTTGTGATCAAACTGGTGGTAACGAGCAGCCTGGGATGTAGTAGTGATGAAACCAGTCATACTTTTAGTACCATACAAAGTGTAACCGCTGCTTATACACAGAGTGCAATATCGGGCTGCGGACCGTTAAATGTTGTTTTCACCAATACTTCCAATTCATTAACGGCGGCAACCTTCAACTGGGATTTCGGAAACGGTACCACTTCAAATTTAGCGCAACCACCAGCGGTTACCTACCAGGCAGATCCAACAGGAAAAGACCTGACTTATACGGTCACATTAAAGGCAACTACCGCCTGCGGCACCACTACACAAACTTCAACGGTATTGGTAAAAGCAAAACCGGTTTCCGTTTTTTCTCCAGATAAAACAACAGGCTGCTCACCTCTGGCGGTGGCATTTAGCAATACCTCACCAGGAAATTATACCAGTTATACTTACGATTTTGGGGATGGCTCAGCACCTTTAACTGTAACCGATAAAAACAGCGTAAGCCACACTTACACCACGTTGGCGGTTAGGGATTATGTGGTAAAAATGACCGCGACCAATGAGTGCGGAAGCAATGAATCACAATATTCAATTCGTGTGGCACCTAACGACATTACTCCGGAATTGGTGGTCAACAGCAATCAGCTTAAAGGTTGTGCACCTTTAAAAGTCGATTTCTTTAACAATACCAAAGGCGCCAGCACTTTTGTTTATGATTTTGGTGATGGCAGCACTACGGTTACCCATACCGCTCCCGAAACCATATCGCATACCTTTACCCAGCCTGGGAAATATACCATTACTTTATACGCATCAAACAATTGCTCCAACGCTTCAACAACCGAAACCGTTGAAGTTTTGCCACAACCCAGCGTAAGTTTCACCGCAGACAAAACAAGTGGTTGTGACGGAGTTACCGTAAAATTTAAAAACACCAGTACCGGTGCAATAGGTTATGTTTGGGATTTTGGAGATGGTTCGCCAACATCAAATACCATAGAACCCACGCACACCTTTAATGGTCCGGGTAAAAATTATGCAGTTACCCTAACAGCAACCAATGCATTGGGCTGTACAAACAGTACTACCATAGCCGATTATATTCGTGTTGTGGCCCCACCGGTAGCTAGCTTTACAGTTACTCCGGGTAACGAAATTTCGATCCCAAATTATTCATTTGGCTTTAAGGATATTAGTACCGATGCAGTGAGCTGGCAGTGGACCTTTGGCGATGGCGCCGTTTCTACCCTGCAAAATCCAACCCACACTTATGCCAATGAGGGCAATTACAACGTAACCCTTAAAGTATTAAATAAAGAAGGTTGTTCTTCTACCACTTTCCAATCCGTAAGGATTATTGGAGTACCAGGGTTTCTGAATATTCCAAATTCATTTATGCCCGCCAGTGCTAAAAACGAAATCAAGATTTTTAAGGCGAAAGGCCGTGGCATAAAAGAGTGGCAGATGTCTGTTTTCAATAAATGGGGACAACAGTTATGGACAACGACCAAATTGGATGACGGGGCGCCTTTAGAGGGCTGGGATGGTACCTATAACGGACAAGAGCAGCCACAGGGCGTGTATTATTGGAAAATAGAGATAAAATTTATTAATGGCAGCGATTGGAAAGGAATGACTTACGATTCATCTCCTCCAAAGAAAACGGGCGTAATATATTTAATAAGATGA